Sequence from the Rhodothermia bacterium genome:
ATTCTGTGGCGCGTGCCCTGCAAAACATGAACCGTTTGCTCGAAACAACCAAACAAACCGTTGCCGGACTACAGGTTACCACACAGCACCTCAACACCATAACCGGCCAAATTGCCAACGGAAATGGCTCTGTGGGTCGCTTGTTGAACGACCAATCGCAACTGTACAACCGTATAGACTCCCTCACCGTGAAGCTCAATGGCGTGATGCAAGACTTGAAGGCAAATCCTCGTAAGTACCTTCGCGGTGTCGTTCGGGTCTTCTGACCTTGTATTCCGATCCTCCTTTTTGTATTATATCTGGGTTAAGGGTTGGGGTGTTGGATTGGTAACGTCGAACCGTCCAGCGCTCCAGCCTTTTCCTTTTTATTTCTGGCGCTTCGACATATCCCGCTCTACACCATTCCTTAAACTAAACAGTGTTAAGTTTTCGCTTGCAAGCGCTTTTTTAGCGCGGTATCTTGGTACGTAACGAATCTTAACCCGAGCCCCCTTTCCCGTTAAATCTTGGACTTATATGGAACTTGCCTTAAAACCCGAAACAAAAGTAGTAGCCCCGACAGAATCGCTCTGGACAGACCGCGTCTCGGCACAAACCTTTTTAAATTTATCTCATCGGGTTGTGAGACGCGGAAGAAATCACAAAACCTTCACCGTCTCTTCTCCCATCAACCGGCAAGTTTTAGGGGAATTGCCGCTGTGTGGTGAAAATGATGTGGAAGAAGCCCTACACCGCGCCAAAGCAGCCCAACACTTATGGGAGGCCGTGCCTATAAAAGAGCGTGTCGCCATCCTACAGCGCTATCACGATTTGGTCTTGGAACGCAAAGAAATGTTGTTGGACGTCATGCAAATGGAAACTGGGAAAGCCCGCATTCACGCCTTTGAAGAGATTTTTGATGTCGCCCTTAATGCCCGATATTATTCTAATGTAGCGCCGGACTTGCTCGCACCCACTTCCAGAAATGGCGCTATTCCCCTCCTGACCGATACCACCGAATACCATCACCCCGTTGGCATTGTTGGTATCATCGCCCCTTGGAATTACCCCTTGACCTTGGCCATCTCGGACGCCATTCCCGCTTTGTTGGCGGGGAATGCGGTTGTCCTTAAACCGGCTGAACAAACCTCTTACACTGCATTATTGGGCTTAGAATTGCTGATTGAAGCGGGTTTGCCTACTGATATTTTCCAAATCGTTACGGGAATTGGTTCCGACATCGGGCCAGCCCTCATTGCCGGATCGGACTTTTTGATGTTTACTGGAAGTACCGCAACAGGACGCAAAGTGGCCACACAAGCCGGAGAGCACCTGATCAAATGTTCGATGGAGTTAGGTGGAAAAAACCCAATGGTTGTTTTAGAGGACGCGGATGTTGCCGCCGCTGCCGCTGGGGCCGTTCGCGGAAGTTTTGGGAATGCAGGACAGTTGTGTATCTCCTTCGAGCGCATCTATGTTGCAGCAAACATTTATGAAGCCTTCAAAAAAGCCTTTATCCAAAAAACCGAGGCCATGCGC
This genomic interval carries:
- a CDS encoding succinate-semialdehyde dehydrogenase (NADP(+)), coding for MELALKPETKVVAPTESLWTDRVSAQTFLNLSHRVVRRGRNHKTFTVSSPINRQVLGELPLCGENDVEEALHRAKAAQHLWEAVPIKERVAILQRYHDLVLERKEMLLDVMQMETGKARIHAFEEIFDVALNARYYSNVAPDLLAPTSRNGAIPLLTDTTEYHHPVGIVGIIAPWNYPLTLAISDAIPALLAGNAVVLKPAEQTSYTALLGLELLIEAGLPTDIFQIVTGIGSDIGPALIAGSDFLMFTGSTATGRKVATQAGEHLIKCSMELGGKNPMVVLEDADVAAAAAGAVRGSFGNAGQLCISFERIYVAANIYEAFKKAFIQKTEAMRLGTAFNHEVEMGSLSSKMQLDKVQAHVEDALQKGATVLSGGTARPDLGPYFFSPTILENVTPEMALFREETFGPVVALYPFNSDDEAIRMANDTIYGLNAAVWSKNTNRALAVARKIKAGTVNINETYGATWASLDAPMGGMKASGIGRRHGAEGILKYTESQTISIQRIAPIAKPDFLTGSQFADVMTIAAKVFKWLPGIK